In candidate division KSB1 bacterium, one genomic interval encodes:
- a CDS encoding SpoIIE family protein phosphatase codes for MNDLFRDIKKIVSCHNQKSIGILVQENKTLKSILDNLTEGVIVADQIGKFVYFNPTAEHILGIGPVDASVVEWSSIYGTYYPDKISPYPSKQLPLARALRGETIIDELMFIQNFHRQEGIFIEVSASPMKDSAGSIIGGIVILRDVTSIKQAEMRQRQSDQRIVAQFKGFPMPTYVWQHHDNDFFLVDFNHAAKDYTRGKIQDFLNKNMRDIFKDEPKIQEDFFRCFKTKKPVNREINSFSLRTTHESKDIIFSYVFVPPDLVMLYLQDVTDQKRNLESLRMLSNAVQQTADSVFITNKQGIIEYVNPAFETTTGYHRDEALGQTPKLLQSGQHDHAFYQNLWKTILSGKPYRGTIINRKKNGQLYWSEQSITPMKDEAGMITHFVSVLKDITDLKEKQEQEFQLRIARELQQRYYHVKANLPGVDIAGATYSAVETNGDYFDFIPMKDGSVAMVIGDVSGHGISAALIMTQTRAYLRAFATMTTDPGELLTKLNQQLSSDLDNERFVTLFLALINAERACLIYANAGHLPGYLLDSAGNIRLMLESNGIPLGIVQDYHYTSSRAIPIVPGEIAFFITDGISEAQASDDSEFTEQRVVEIIRNHRHLNARQIIKHLQHAVRCFVHPQVQQDDMTTIICKINSISGGIRGSHS; via the coding sequence ATGAACGATCTATTTCGAGATATCAAAAAAATAGTCAGTTGTCACAATCAAAAATCGATTGGGATATTGGTCCAAGAGAATAAGACACTAAAATCGATCTTAGATAACCTTACTGAGGGTGTCATCGTGGCTGACCAGATTGGCAAATTTGTCTATTTCAACCCGACTGCGGAACACATTTTGGGAATTGGTCCCGTAGATGCTTCTGTCGTGGAATGGTCATCAATTTATGGCACATATTACCCAGATAAGATCAGTCCCTATCCCTCTAAACAACTGCCATTAGCCCGCGCCTTACGTGGAGAAACAATCATTGATGAACTCATGTTCATTCAGAACTTCCATCGTCAGGAAGGTATATTTATCGAAGTCTCCGCCAGTCCAATGAAAGATAGTGCTGGATCAATCATCGGGGGGATAGTGATCCTTCGAGATGTGACATCCATCAAACAGGCTGAGATGCGCCAACGTCAGAGCGATCAAAGAATCGTGGCGCAATTCAAGGGTTTTCCAATGCCCACCTACGTCTGGCAGCATCATGATAATGATTTTTTCTTGGTCGATTTCAATCATGCGGCCAAAGATTATACGCGAGGAAAAATTCAAGATTTTTTAAATAAAAACATGCGCGACATTTTCAAGGACGAACCCAAAATCCAAGAGGATTTTTTTCGATGTTTCAAGACGAAGAAGCCAGTGAACCGAGAGATAAACTCCTTCAGTTTGAGAACGACGCACGAGTCAAAAGATATCATATTCAGTTACGTTTTTGTTCCTCCGGACCTCGTGATGCTTTATCTTCAAGATGTAACTGATCAAAAAAGAAACCTCGAATCTCTCAGAATGCTCTCGAATGCTGTTCAGCAAACAGCGGATAGTGTTTTCATTACTAACAAGCAAGGCATTATTGAATATGTGAATCCGGCTTTTGAAACGACAACAGGCTATCATCGGGATGAGGCATTGGGGCAAACGCCTAAGCTTTTACAGTCGGGTCAGCACGATCATGCATTTTATCAAAACCTATGGAAAACCATTCTGTCGGGCAAGCCTTATCGCGGCACGATCATCAATCGCAAGAAAAATGGTCAACTTTACTGGAGCGAACAGAGCATCACGCCGATGAAAGATGAAGCTGGAATGATCACCCACTTTGTTTCAGTGCTCAAGGATATCACCGATCTTAAAGAGAAGCAGGAACAGGAATTTCAACTGCGCATCGCGCGCGAATTACAACAACGCTATTATCATGTCAAGGCAAACTTGCCAGGAGTTGATATTGCCGGCGCTACATATTCTGCAGTGGAAACCAATGGCGATTATTTCGATTTTATCCCCATGAAGGACGGAAGTGTTGCGATGGTCATTGGGGATGTGAGTGGACATGGGATTTCAGCCGCGCTGATCATGACCCAGACCCGCGCTTATTTGCGTGCCTTTGCGACCATGACCACAGACCCAGGAGAGTTATTAACTAAACTAAATCAGCAATTGAGCTCGGACCTGGACAATGAACGGTTTGTCACTTTGTTCTTGGCGCTCATCAATGCTGAGCGCGCATGTTTGATATATGCTAATGCTGGACATCTTCCTGGCTATTTGTTAGATAGCGCTGGCAATATCCGACTTATGCTGGAGAGCAATGGGATCCCTCTGGGCATCGTGCAGGATTATCATTATACTTCCAGTCGCGCGATCCCCATCGTTCCTGGAGAGATCGCCTTCTTTATTACCGATGGAATTTCCGAGGCCCAGGCCTCAGATGACTCTGAATTTACCGAGCAACGGGTCGTTGAAATTATTAGAAACCATCGCCATCTCAACGCACGACAAATCATAAAACATCTGCAACACGCAGTCCGATGCTTTGTCCATCCGCAGGTCCAGCAGGACGATATGACCACCATCATCTGCAAGATCAATTCAATCTCTGGGGGAATTCGTGGAAGCCATTCTTAA
- a CDS encoding GxGYxYP family putative glycoside hydrolase: MQKTLTLLICLFMSSTTLIAQAYLHFNGSWELIPQKSTVIPLYRSLFIEFKMERDQVTVIQKWGTRARDAFVDTIRLAPNGKTTLWQQQHQVAPTNVFLGIMNRNNGRRVLAATWNADSTVLTISERVPIASSQGETELSALHSYEISIPEQLVRYTVTRPSRQHGDRLFYLLKRAGSRQAYFMRLEDDWSIDGKLPQQAMLISLQGLANRTGPNLYFIYPEKWDFRYTPGFFDFLQNERYFNFKELRSAEQALNTFRQQINGYVVWDKSVRTSLIVAFTVAGLEQAVVVNEDLIHLVEKIGLRPVADFRGQFVGQSDAEIYRWAKDQYWERCNKEYIVWLGGEHGNIMKPGVADWGMYKKMFFNDLCANQTIPEEYQLTNELLSEMKPFGFVFGWHSYKKDLEEEWVRLTSRYALRVEGLHSLPNMSFSSQVPATPNFVFKNNHHIIPGKKYLPKKKVYISCIQTDGIGLGAWNQPGRGEIPYAWEVSMNYSWLAPAMLEYFYTQATANDYFIGCLGGPGYVYPKAVPKQYLPQMVSLAYELMKKLDLNVFEIMDYSEGVMVEGNSDLTREVVDAFYQGMPDAIGFVNGYVQSHTFAVRDKRPLISYNYYMAPEAPDDQILADLKELAVINKQRPYFLLMHVRQYSSVQRVKSILNKLSSEFEVVPLDIFLKMAGEQPTFVERFRE, from the coding sequence ATGCAAAAAACGCTCACGCTTCTGATCTGCCTTTTCATGAGCTCTACAACCTTGATCGCTCAAGCTTATCTGCATTTCAATGGTTCGTGGGAACTGATCCCCCAAAAAAGCACAGTCATTCCGCTCTATCGATCGCTCTTCATCGAATTTAAGATGGAACGCGATCAAGTGACTGTGATCCAGAAATGGGGGACGCGTGCCAGGGACGCTTTTGTAGATACGATTCGCCTGGCCCCTAACGGCAAAACAACGCTTTGGCAACAACAGCACCAAGTGGCTCCCACCAACGTGTTTCTGGGGATCATGAATCGCAATAATGGACGTCGCGTGCTGGCTGCAACTTGGAATGCTGATAGCACCGTTCTAACGATTAGCGAACGAGTGCCGATTGCCAGCTCGCAGGGCGAAACAGAGCTTAGCGCCTTACACAGTTATGAAATTTCCATCCCAGAGCAACTTGTGCGCTACACAGTCACGCGACCCTCCCGGCAACATGGAGATCGGCTCTTTTATCTTTTAAAGCGAGCTGGCAGCCGACAGGCCTATTTTATGCGCTTGGAGGATGACTGGTCGATTGATGGGAAACTACCGCAACAGGCAATGCTTATTTCTCTGCAAGGTTTGGCCAATCGCACCGGCCCCAATTTATATTTCATCTATCCTGAAAAATGGGATTTTCGGTACACTCCTGGCTTCTTCGATTTCTTGCAGAATGAACGATATTTCAATTTCAAAGAGCTGCGCTCAGCCGAACAAGCACTGAATACCTTCCGCCAGCAGATCAATGGATATGTCGTTTGGGACAAGTCGGTGCGCACTTCACTGATCGTCGCTTTTACCGTTGCTGGACTGGAACAGGCTGTTGTGGTGAACGAGGATTTGATCCACCTCGTCGAAAAAATAGGCTTGCGTCCCGTAGCAGATTTCAGAGGTCAATTCGTCGGGCAATCCGATGCTGAGATTTACCGTTGGGCAAAGGATCAATATTGGGAACGATGTAACAAGGAATATATCGTCTGGCTCGGCGGTGAACATGGCAATATCATGAAACCTGGCGTGGCAGATTGGGGAATGTATAAGAAAATGTTCTTCAATGATCTCTGCGCCAATCAAACCATTCCAGAGGAATACCAATTGACCAACGAACTGCTTTCAGAAATGAAGCCGTTTGGTTTTGTATTCGGTTGGCATTCTTATAAAAAGGATTTGGAAGAGGAATGGGTGCGATTAACTTCCCGCTATGCTTTGCGGGTTGAAGGGCTTCATAGCTTGCCCAACATGAGCTTCAGCTCTCAGGTGCCTGCAACACCTAATTTTGTATTCAAAAATAATCATCACATTATCCCCGGAAAGAAATATCTCCCAAAGAAAAAAGTATATATCAGTTGCATCCAGACTGACGGAATTGGCTTAGGCGCTTGGAATCAGCCGGGGCGCGGAGAAATCCCGTATGCTTGGGAAGTGTCAATGAATTATTCATGGCTGGCACCTGCCATGCTGGAATATTTTTACACTCAGGCAACGGCTAATGATTATTTTATCGGTTGTCTGGGTGGACCTGGATATGTTTACCCAAAGGCGGTCCCTAAGCAGTATCTGCCTCAGATGGTCTCTCTCGCATACGAATTGATGAAAAAATTGGATCTCAATGTATTTGAGATCATGGATTATTCCGAGGGCGTTATGGTGGAAGGCAATTCCGACCTCACACGGGAAGTAGTGGATGCCTTCTATCAGGGCATGCCCGACGCGATCGGGTTTGTCAATGGCTATGTTCAATCACATACATTTGCTGTGCGAGATAAGCGACCTTTGATCTCTTACAATTATTATATGGCACCAGAAGCGCCCGATGACCAGATCCTTGCCGATCTGAAAGAATTGGCTGTGATCAACAAGCAGCGACCTTACTTCCTTTTGATGCATGTTCGACAATACAGCTCTGTCCAGCGGGTAAAATCCATTCTCAACAAACTAAGCTCGGAGTTTGAAGTTGTGCCACTGGATATTTTTCTAAAGATGGCTGGCGAACAACCAACTTTCGTCGAACGTTTCAGAGAATAA
- a CDS encoding T9SS type A sorting domain-containing protein, producing MKINRLPILFIFFCAVGLSSAQITREKIISHAKEYVEVQWYCSEANINHPEYLQYGNQPCDFSVGWYTGEAYSYGGNDDVPTFIARIAKGDGAGSHLSHYNAAGGTPWWATGIDCSAFVSRCWEISRQSTRTLPNYSTEIARNELLAGDILNIPANHVRLFDQRAADGRPIVYEASGSATRCVHRVVDWGNYTPLRFNQLMIAAPQVRVENLGGCSIRVSWEAVDRASRYQLYFSSDGITFTNMGEITELSRTFDNLIEGKNYYFRIVGINDSGELGIMSEVLGTRVAAQKAPILIVNGFDRMTSDLNTKNYVVPYSRSLSNLNLNFDSCCNEAVAQKSIDLKNYAMVIWILGEESTANRTFDSQEQTMVKEYLENGGKLFVSGAEIGWDLDYYNNGRSFYQNYLKARYVADDANVYQFSGSTGSIFEGLSNLKFDDGTHGLYNVDYPDCIDPLGGSLACLKYDGTSYIAGIQYEGKFGSSAKIGKLVYFGFPFETIYPEADRNKVMDRIINYFGLGTTVAIAEPIVQSNEPIDYQLYQNYPNPFNSKTMIKFSIAGSSHTKIEVYDILGHQIASLIDADLPAGFHQIEWNGTDHQGYPLAAGTYLLVMKCEAYQETRKITLLK from the coding sequence ATGAAAATTAATCGTCTGCCCATTTTGTTCATATTTTTTTGTGCTGTTGGGCTTTCATCGGCTCAGATCACCCGAGAGAAGATCATCTCTCATGCGAAGGAATATGTTGAGGTGCAATGGTATTGTTCCGAAGCCAATATCAACCATCCTGAATATCTCCAGTATGGCAATCAGCCATGTGATTTTTCGGTGGGATGGTATACCGGGGAAGCGTACTCGTATGGCGGCAATGATGATGTCCCGACATTTATCGCGCGGATCGCTAAGGGAGATGGCGCTGGTTCGCATCTTTCGCATTACAATGCAGCAGGTGGCACACCCTGGTGGGCAACTGGTATCGATTGCTCGGCTTTTGTTTCCCGTTGCTGGGAGATCTCGAGGCAGAGTACGCGTACCTTGCCCAATTATTCAACTGAAATCGCTAGAAACGAACTATTGGCCGGGGATATTTTGAACATCCCCGCCAATCACGTACGATTGTTCGACCAACGAGCAGCCGATGGGCGGCCTATCGTTTACGAAGCCTCAGGAAGCGCAACCAGGTGCGTCCATCGGGTAGTCGATTGGGGCAACTATACCCCGTTGCGTTTCAATCAGTTGATGATTGCTGCGCCCCAAGTTCGAGTAGAAAACCTTGGCGGCTGCTCCATCCGCGTAAGCTGGGAGGCGGTCGATCGGGCAAGCCGCTATCAGCTCTATTTCAGCAGCGACGGCATCACGTTCACCAACATGGGAGAGATAACTGAATTATCGCGGACATTTGATAATTTAATCGAAGGGAAAAACTATTATTTTCGGATTGTCGGAATCAACGATTCAGGCGAGTTAGGCATCATGAGTGAGGTATTGGGGACCCGCGTGGCCGCCCAAAAAGCTCCGATTTTGATCGTCAACGGCTTTGATCGAATGACCTCTGATCTGAACACCAAAAATTATGTGGTTCCTTATTCGCGATCGCTGAGTAACCTGAACCTGAATTTTGACTCTTGCTGCAATGAGGCTGTCGCTCAAAAGTCGATCGATTTGAAAAACTATGCGATGGTCATCTGGATCCTTGGTGAAGAATCCACAGCCAATCGCACCTTTGATAGCCAGGAACAAACGATGGTGAAAGAATATCTCGAAAATGGGGGCAAACTATTCGTCTCTGGTGCTGAGATTGGTTGGGATTTAGACTATTACAATAACGGCCGATCGTTCTATCAAAATTATTTAAAGGCCCGATATGTCGCTGATGATGCCAATGTTTATCAATTCAGCGGATCAACTGGCTCAATTTTTGAAGGATTATCCAATCTCAAATTCGATGATGGAACTCACGGCTTATATAATGTAGATTACCCCGATTGCATTGATCCACTCGGCGGGAGCTTAGCCTGTTTGAAATATGATGGCACCTCCTACATTGCCGGCATTCAATACGAAGGGAAATTTGGTTCCAGTGCCAAGATCGGCAAATTGGTCTATTTTGGATTCCCGTTCGAAACCATATATCCCGAAGCTGACCGAAATAAAGTGATGGATCGCATCATCAATTATTTCGGGTTAGGAACAACTGTCGCCATTGCTGAACCAATTGTTCAATCTAACGAACCAATCGACTATCAACTCTATCAGAATTATCCGAATCCATTCAATTCCAAAACGATGATCAAATTTTCGATTGCAGGCTCCTCACATACAAAGATAGAAGTTTATGATATCCTTGGGCATCAAATAGCCTCCCTCATCGATGCTGATTTACCAGCAGGTTTCCATCAAATTGAGTGGAATGGGACCGATCATCAAGGGTACCCTCTGGCAGCAGGTACCTATTTGTTGGTGATGAAGTGCGAAGCCTATCAAGAGACACGAAAAATCACATTGCTCAAATAG
- a CDS encoding patatin-like phospholipase family protein — translation MKFRDKKIGLALSGGAVLGIAHLGAIKVLEEHQIPIDMIAGTSAGSLVGAFLAAGYSSDEMFQLVKSLSWGKISKVTIPKMGLLNSKLLERFIDAKLGRIDITRLKRPFAAVAVDLTSGKEVVFRDGPVSEAVRASCTIPGVFTPLVRGNQVLVDGGVLNFLPTNVVRQMGADYVIAVKLLPGISNPKPPENIIQILMNSFQLVIEQIAIHAPDGDTTIVPNLAGFNPYDFHQADALYEQGYSTALAAIKKIELDLFPKKKRFWLFRLLH, via the coding sequence ATGAAATTCCGAGATAAGAAAATTGGCTTAGCCTTAAGCGGTGGCGCGGTGCTCGGTATTGCCCATTTGGGAGCGATCAAGGTTCTGGAAGAGCATCAGATTCCTATCGACATGATCGCTGGCACCAGTGCTGGCTCCCTGGTCGGTGCGTTCTTGGCGGCTGGATATAGCAGCGATGAAATGTTTCAACTAGTCAAATCGTTGAGTTGGGGAAAGATCAGCAAAGTGACCATCCCCAAAATGGGATTACTGAACAGTAAGCTCTTGGAGCGTTTTATCGACGCAAAACTTGGGCGCATCGACATAACGCGTTTGAAGCGGCCGTTTGCGGCGGTAGCTGTGGACCTCACTTCAGGCAAGGAGGTTGTGTTTCGCGATGGACCGGTATCAGAGGCGGTCCGCGCCAGTTGCACTATTCCCGGGGTGTTTACACCGCTGGTCCGCGGAAATCAGGTTCTGGTCGATGGAGGCGTGCTCAATTTTTTGCCAACGAATGTCGTTCGGCAAATGGGCGCCGATTATGTCATTGCAGTGAAACTTTTGCCTGGCATTTCTAATCCCAAACCGCCAGAGAATATCATCCAGATTTTAATGAATTCCTTCCAGTTAGTGATCGAACAGATCGCTATCCACGCACCGGATGGCGATACCACAATTGTGCCCAATTTGGCTGGCTTTAACCCTTATGATTTTCATCAAGCTGACGCGCTTTATGAACAAGGTTATTCCACCGCATTAGCGGCGATCAAGAAAATTGAGTTGGATTTATTCCCAAAGAAAAAGCGCTTTTGGTTGTTCCGTCTATTGCATTGA
- a CDS encoding DegV family EDD domain-containing protein, with amino-acid sequence MKQSKITKHSQIRYLDGRRLRNAIFASTRQLAKMQAYLNKINVFPVPDGDTGTNMVRTMNHISGRLAERTDKSIAAVSSQMAESALMGAQGNSGAILAQFFFGFAEAVKDKWRLTTKAFAAAVQRAKKSAYEALSEPRDGTILTVISDWANSIEKAASRTEDFVILLKRGLKRARLSLAETPKKLDVLRKAGVVDAGAQGFVHFLEGIVHFIEQGKIEKDASVQFAKEAESVATIPGIVDSNISFRFCTEAMVSAEQIDHLKLKSALAPLGDSLIVAGSKDHVRVHIHTNSPDAVFETISAYGQISAKKVDDMIKQHKDIYSPVPTARIGIVTDSSCDLPHDFITKHHIHVIPMKISFGDQSYLDKVNITPMEFYDKLLTSPHHPTSSQPAMADVLKVYQQVVPQYDAILSIHLPRVVSGSFQTIERAAKIVAPEKITCIDGKGISAALGLVVMEAVAAIEAGLTLEQVKARVEYAIKNIRIFIMLPTLKYLVRGGRMSKPKGLIGTILGLKPIVTFDQDGRVILAGKAIGEKMAMKKTLKMASRFVGKYKRVKFVVAHANAYSKATWYVHQLTEWFDIKEPIPIVDAAPVLGVHSGPGTVGFAVLGFQQ; translated from the coding sequence ATGAAACAAAGCAAAATTACAAAGCATAGTCAGATCCGCTATCTCGATGGTCGACGACTTCGCAATGCGATATTTGCCAGTACCCGACAATTGGCCAAAATGCAAGCCTATTTGAATAAGATCAACGTATTTCCAGTACCGGACGGAGATACGGGTACGAATATGGTTCGGACCATGAATCATATCTCGGGTCGTTTGGCAGAACGAACGGATAAATCTATCGCTGCGGTGAGCAGCCAAATGGCGGAGTCGGCGCTCATGGGCGCGCAGGGAAATTCGGGTGCAATATTGGCACAATTTTTCTTCGGTTTTGCCGAGGCGGTTAAGGACAAATGGAGGCTGACCACCAAAGCCTTTGCTGCCGCCGTGCAGCGCGCGAAAAAATCCGCTTATGAGGCGTTATCCGAGCCACGCGATGGAACGATTTTAACAGTAATCAGCGATTGGGCCAACTCCATCGAAAAAGCGGCTTCGCGCACCGAAGATTTTGTCATTTTGCTGAAGAGAGGGCTAAAAAGAGCTCGGCTTTCATTGGCCGAAACCCCCAAAAAATTGGACGTACTGCGCAAAGCCGGCGTCGTAGACGCTGGGGCACAGGGCTTTGTTCACTTCTTGGAGGGCATCGTCCATTTCATTGAACAGGGCAAAATCGAAAAGGACGCTTCAGTGCAATTCGCCAAAGAGGCGGAATCAGTGGCGACCATTCCAGGGATAGTTGATTCTAACATTAGCTTTCGCTTCTGTACTGAAGCGATGGTTTCTGCAGAGCAAATCGATCATCTTAAACTGAAATCAGCACTCGCGCCGTTGGGGGACTCATTGATTGTCGCCGGGAGCAAAGACCATGTCCGGGTACATATTCACACCAATTCGCCAGATGCGGTATTTGAAACAATTTCGGCATATGGCCAAATCTCAGCGAAAAAAGTGGATGATATGATCAAGCAGCACAAGGATATTTATTCGCCCGTACCGACGGCTCGGATCGGCATTGTCACCGATTCTTCATGCGATTTGCCCCATGATTTCATCACCAAGCATCACATTCATGTGATCCCAATGAAAATTAGTTTCGGTGATCAAAGCTACCTGGATAAAGTAAATATCACTCCCATGGAGTTTTATGATAAGCTGCTCACATCCCCGCATCATCCGACAAGTTCCCAGCCAGCTATGGCAGATGTCTTGAAGGTTTACCAGCAAGTCGTACCCCAATATGATGCCATCCTATCAATTCATCTGCCCAGAGTCGTGAGCGGATCATTTCAGACCATTGAGCGTGCTGCTAAAATCGTCGCTCCAGAAAAAATCACTTGCATTGATGGAAAGGGAATTTCGGCAGCATTGGGTTTAGTCGTAATGGAAGCGGTCGCAGCAATCGAAGCAGGCCTGACTTTGGAGCAAGTGAAAGCCCGCGTGGAATACGCCATCAAAAACATCCGCATCTTTATCATGCTACCAACACTGAAATATTTGGTCAGAGGCGGTCGCATGAGCAAGCCGAAGGGATTGATTGGTACGATACTGGGATTGAAGCCTATTGTTACTTTTGATCAAGATGGACGGGTGATTCTCGCTGGCAAAGCAATTGGCGAAAAAATGGCCATGAAAAAGACATTGAAAATGGCAAGCCGATTCGTTGGGAAATATAAGCGGGTTAAATTTGTGGTTGCTCACGCCAATGCCTATTCGAAAGCCACCTGGTACGTCCATCAATTAACCGAGTGGTTCGATATTAAAGAACCCATACCGATCGTGGATGCTGCACCAGTGCTGGGAGTCCACTCTGGACCAGGTACCGTTGGCTTCGCAGTCCTTGGCTTTCAACAATAA
- a CDS encoding DUF6485 family protein — MECKNYQQNLKRCNCSYEPCSRKGYCCECLAYHRRAGELPACFFPDHIERTYDRSIARFVALHSGAKRF; from the coding sequence ATGGAGTGCAAAAATTACCAGCAGAATTTGAAAAGATGCAACTGCAGCTATGAACCCTGTAGCCGCAAAGGGTATTGTTGTGAATGTCTGGCTTATCATCGTCGCGCTGGCGAATTACCAGCCTGCTTCTTTCCCGATCATATCGAACGCACTTATGATCGGTCGATCGCCCGATTCGTTGCGCTGCATTCGGGGGCAAAACGATTTTGA
- a CDS encoding tyrosine-protein phosphatase, with product MEAILNFRDFGGYRTRDGRSIRTRLLYRSGSLSTATASDQQELQNLGIKTVIDLRTHKERQSRPDRLPRQIASVHIPIKTSKHNESGFLWQLFSVLFGKARKIDYHQMMIEVYQEYVTHFQKEFAQILKLIAEPHNLPVLIHCTGGKDRTGFACWLIHLLLDLPHEVALADYLKTNDYALTSNPDIQHWIKALSLFGIPKERFLALLEARADYLNAANELITQIFGTVENFALYGLKLSESELIAIKNALIE from the coding sequence GTGGAAGCCATTCTTAATTTTCGCGACTTTGGGGGATACCGTACCCGTGACGGGCGATCCATCAGAACCAGGCTATTGTATCGCAGCGGCAGCCTTTCAACTGCCACAGCATCTGACCAACAAGAATTGCAAAACTTGGGGATCAAAACTGTCATCGATTTGAGAACACATAAGGAGCGACAGAGCCGACCAGATCGCCTCCCGCGTCAGATCGCTTCTGTCCATATCCCCATCAAAACATCAAAGCATAATGAATCAGGGTTTTTATGGCAATTGTTTTCCGTTCTGTTCGGAAAAGCTCGCAAAATCGATTATCATCAAATGATGATAGAGGTATATCAAGAATACGTCACCCATTTTCAGAAGGAATTCGCCCAGATCCTTAAGCTTATTGCCGAGCCGCACAACCTTCCAGTTCTCATTCATTGTACTGGTGGGAAAGATCGTACTGGCTTTGCCTGTTGGCTTATCCATTTGCTGCTCGATTTACCGCACGAAGTCGCCCTTGCTGATTATCTCAAAACCAATGATTATGCGCTCACTTCCAATCCCGATATCCAGCATTGGATCAAAGCGCTCTCGCTTTTTGGCATCCCCAAAGAGAGATTTTTGGCTTTACTCGAAGCCAGAGCGGACTATCTCAATGCAGCAAATGAACTGATCACCCAGATATTTGGCACTGTAGAGAATTTTGCCTTATATGGGCTCAAGCTATCTGAATCGGAATTGATCGCCATAAAAAATGCCCTGATCGAATGA